Part of the Zygotorulaspora mrakii chromosome 2, complete sequence genome, AACTAAACACGTAATCATTTAATGTTTCTGGGGTCAGAACACCATCATTTGTTACCGTCGAGGTCGTCGAATCGGGCATAGTATCTGCAGTGACATTTAGGCTAGAATTTGAGGGATGTCCCTTAGTATGGGACACCTTTAGAAAGTTattcagttttttcaaatcttcttctaATGCAATAACAGTGACATGATTAAGCAGTACTTCTGAACCCGGAATAATGCCAAGATTATTGCTCAGATTATCATGACCATCTGCAAATGAGAGAAATCTTAAAACGATGTACCAATAATGCCAATAAAATGCAATAAAGATTGATTCATTTTGCATGTATGATACgacaattttgaaaaacctGGTATCATGGGTTTCCAACTCATCTGTATTAATCCTTTGAGATTCATCAGATGTGGTCTCGAacacttttcttttccaagGAAATAGTGATGGAATCGGACTTTGTTTGTAAGTCAGGCGGGGACATGTTACCAGAAGGAGTTGCGTATCATAATGAAAATCATCGGGAAGATAGAAAAATGCATATGCATTAAGCTTTCCTAGAAATGAACGCAATAGCGTGGAGTAACTCTttaaaaaatgcaaatatCGTCTAGCTTTGACGGATTGGTCACGACCTAAAAGTCGGATATGCTTGGAGTTGAAAATGATCTGATTGGTCACACAGTGTATTGTAAGCAGTATGTGGTGGGAGTATATCTCTGTCTCTCTATAATGATGCACGGGCAACACCATCAGAGTGGACATTAATCTACTAACACACTCCAAGGACACAGAAACTGTATCCGTGTTCCAAATGGGATCACtgaaaatcttttcttgcaaactttcattttctccaCTTTGCGAATTGACGATCAACTCACTATTGAGAAAATTCAGCAGAGTAATCCACCATTGTGTCAGAACTTCTCTATGAACTTGTACTCTGTCCGTATATTGTTGACAATGCCTCAGGTAGGATAGCAGATTTAAACGCAGGAAATTGGCAATGTTCTTACTTGTATTGTTAGAACCATCGGATGAGGTAAATGCTGGGTTATCATTTCCATGATTACTAATTAGTGCGATGAACCCATTCAATGCCTGAAATAGCTTTACCTCTTGACCACCCATCTGATTGACATTCTGATTTGATCCCATACCTCTGGCAGTATCATTATCCCCACATTGCATATTTCAACGACTCAAAACTTGAagtttcaaattgaagTTTCACTACTTGTTGAACGGAAATAAGGGAATTCTGTAGTCCAGcaactcttcaaaagcttttTATGCCAGCCAGTATACAGTATACCAAGTAATTGCCACAGTTTCTATCGAAATGCACCTACAGCACCAGATATCGTTGGTATCACTCGCACAATCGGCCTTTCCCCAAAGTTGATTCTTATTGACCCGCGCTTGCCATACTACCTTAGTTCTCCCGTTTCTAGCGATTCTCGACAATatacaatgaaaaaaaaagtagCGAAGAGAATTCATAACTTTAAAGTCCTAAACACACTGGGGCACAAAAGGAACGCCAGAGAAGCTTTTCCATAGTCCTAGCGAGTTAGCAACCTTGACTGTGTGCTATCTGATACGACTTTACATGTTTTTTGGTGAGAAAAGGACCTGAACAAGAGTCCAGTTTGTGCTATTTTGCTAATATATATTAGAGAAAATAATACCGGGATGTGTAGCGAGCCTGCTGCAAAGAGAGCCAGACTCAACATATCGGAACCGAACGAGCCTTTGACTCAACGCGATGTGATAGCGTTCCAAAAGGAGGCTCTGTTTCGGTGCTTGAATCAGCACAGGACGAATCTCGAGTCGTTGAAGCAGCAGTACGATTTATCAAAACGACAGTGCACAGATATCAGTAGAAAACTGGCTAATTTAATGGCACTTGTCGTGACCCTTGCGCGGTTTCTCGCAGGCTTTTGTGAGAACGCTGAGGAAAAGCAGCTTTGTAGTAAAGTTTCAGAAGGTGACGAAACGGTGATAGTTCAGCTGAGTGATCCTTTTATGAAGCTTTTAATAAAGTATAGTACTGTGGAGAGATCTTCCAATGAGGCTTCGCATCAACGTTTACAAGAAATGGCTATGcaactgaaaaatctaCAGAAAAATAAGGATGAAGCGATTATCGAAAATAGGCAACTGTCAGAGGAGATTTCTACGTTGAAGAACTTTTACCAACGTGTGGTACGCAAATATGATAGAGAGGATTCATTGACAGTCACAAGAGTCTTTAGTTCAAGCAAGGAAAGGCTAGAAAAGCCAGGAAATGAGCAGGAAACTGGTAGTGAGAGAAACGGCGTAAAACCAGAAGTTAATATCCATGATTCTGATAGAAAGGGAATAAATGGTGAAGGTAATGATGATACTCACGTCAACAGTGACACTTGCCATGTTCATGGCTGTCTTCATGATGGTAAGGTTGAAGTTAAAAAGGAAGAATCAAGCAACCGTTTCTTAGAAAAGGAACTAGAAATTACCGATTTAAAATCACAACTGgatattttgagaaatacAGTGGAACAATTAGATAATTACAAGGCCCAAAACGAGGAGGAACTCATAAAGCTTCGTCAACAAGTTTCCGCACAACAATCTCATCAACTACCAAACGTTCATGACACAGCTAGTCTACGTGAGAAGATTGACCGTCTATcaatggaaaatgaaaaagtgtCGCAAATAAATGAGGACTTTCTATCCAAGTTCCAGCACCTATCACGggaacaagaaatataTAAGGGCAAATTAACAAAAGAACTACAAATGGCAATGGATACCTTAAAAAAACACAACTCTACGCTTGAGAAGGATTTGGTAAGGATCAGAACTACTCGAGATGAGTTGCTA contains:
- the BRE1 gene encoding E3 ubiquitin-protein ligase BRE1 (similar to Saccharomyces cerevisiae BRE1 (YDL074C); ancestral locus Anc_4.268); the protein is MCSEPAAKRARLNISEPNEPLTQRDVIAFQKEALFRCLNQHRTNLESLKQQYDLSKRQCTDISRKLANLMALVVTLARFLAGFCENAEEKQLCSKVSEGDETVIVQLSDPFMKLLIKYSTVERSSNEASHQRLQEMAMQLKNLQKNKDEAIIENRQLSEEISTLKNFYQRVVRKYDREDSLTVTRVFSSSKERLEKPGNEQETGSERNGVKPEVNIHDSDRKGINGEGNDDTHVNSDTCHVHGCLHDGKVEVKKEESSNRFLEKELEITDLKSQLDILRNTVEQLDNYKAQNEEELIKLRQQVSAQQSHQLPNVHDTASLREKIDRLSMENEKVSQINEDFLSKFQHLSREQEIYKGKLTKELQMAMDTLKKHNSTLEKDLVRIRTTRDELLGKVAILEAKTTKTTMLGNLQHAIDTLKGQWSTIGDRSKSDAQSQDALLKELQELELAFKELSHITHKKFQEYINQESILSKLTVEKAKADQKYFAAMRSKDSILVENKNLSKCLSKSNELISQLKDSDKLLQNKIDNLNEQLQLSQGNEKRLIESNKATTLKIMDMNTEISTMKKSLDTSKEENNENIAKITKLETKLHDSDTELKTLQLKASHAEAKCAKLQNSLNSEDGGTGPLQEELENFRSLVYCSLCSKNWKNMVIKTCGHVFCDECCKERLASRMRKCPTCNKPFSGNDLLLVHL